The genomic DNA tcgcctttgcactcctaaataaagtgttgttttttttactttagcAAAGTGTAAAGTttacaaaacttagtccactctgttcataacatattTTAGTTTTGGTTACAGAAAAACGTATTGCAATCAAATGTTTCATAAATTgagaaaattagcagaatgtcggccaaaatccatctcgttaCATCTTCTCGCACttccatatttggtagtgagtggaaacaccAAGCgaatgcttcacatttatacatccggtgaaatatctctAATtgttctgtgttcatatttcttGCGCTTCGCGGAATAGCGCGGTGCTGTTGTAAAGGAAGTCTTCTTCTACGGTATTTTGGCGATCGCACAATTGAATGTGCATcccgccacctactgtgcgggATGTAAACAGGACCCCCGTCCAAACAGATCTGATCCCcctgttaaaaaataaaacagatcTGATCCCTACACAGGCTCAAGGGGAACCTGGGAGGGCGGGTCTTCCGGCACCAGTACCCCTCGCAATTCTTCCCAGCACACACTTGAAACATGGCCAATTAATTTACAATTCTTACACAGCAGTGGTTTGGGGTGGAAAGCTCTGACATAATATCTTACATAACCAAGCTTCACATGCGGACGTATTTGCactttataaaaaaaacaacaggacCGACAGACTTTATTTTCTCCATTCAGAACATTTGTCTTAACCAGTTTTACTCGACGCGCTGCTTGATTCGAACTCAGCATCCACATCTGCCATCTTTTCTGCCACggtaattatcctaacctgccacggtaattatcctaacctgccacggtaattatcctaacctgccacggtatttatcctaacctgccacggtaattatcctaacctgccactgtaattatcctaacctgccactgtaattatcctaacctgccacggtatttttcctaacctgccacggtatttttcctaacctgccacggtaattatcctaacctgccacggtatttatcctaacctgccacggtatttatcctaacctgccacggtaattatcctaaccttccactgtaattatcctaacctgccacggtaattatcctaacctgccacggtaattatcctaacctgccatggTATTTATCCTAACCAGTTTAGCTAAAAGGAAGGAGTTAGCAGTCACGCAAAATGACATTGAGTGGCAACTGCCCAATTAGCTGTTATATTCCCATATACTCACTTTTGTTGACCCTCCCACTTATTTCACAACACCCACTTTCAGACAATCAATGTTTGCAGTTACTCATACTTGgccagcagtggaggctgctgaggggaggacggctcataataatggctggaacggagtaaatggaaaggcatcaaacacattaaaaccacgtgtttgatgtatttcatACAATTCCACTGATTCTCCTCCAGCCATTCCCACAAGCCCGTTCTCCTCAATTAagggccaccaacctcctgtgttggcCAGCACAGCTCAAAgtgtagctctggtccagggcgttagcACATCCCTCtaatgccctggaccagagctattcACAGTGATGACCAGTGGTGTGATTCCTGGATATGGTGAAATGTGTACTGTTTGAACACTTGCATCTCACCTAACGTCCATCCTTCTTTAAAGTAAGCACTGCTGTACTATTAAGTAAGTAAGTAGCCTTGCATGAGTCTATTTCCTGTTTTCTGatgcgtgaggcagcttgatgtgtACTCCCTTTGGACAGGACAGTCTATCGCAGGTCTTTACCCCCAATCCAttgctgagtgccaagcagagatgCATCTGGtcccatttttacagtctttggtgTGACTTGGTTGGGGATCAAACGCCTAACATTCCATCTCAGGGTGGACACTCCAGAAGTATTCAAACAGGGCAAATGTGTGCTTTGTGTAGCCTGCCTGTCTATACttacctccccctccttccccacagatggccccctccctctctcttctctgagaCTCCTGGTGCCACCGCTGCGTCTGATGTCTGCGGTCATGTGGCAGGTGGTGGGGCGGCAGGGTTTGGAGCATTATGGGAAGCTGGAGGACTTTGTGTGTTTGGTCACAGAGACAGTTCCAGAactactgactgacaggcagaGAGCATTACTGCTTCTAGGCCTCAGagcaaaggtgtgtgtgtttcttccaGCAGTAACCTACACAGTATTTTCCATGTGCTGCAAATCAGAAGTTCACCTCTGTTGTAAAGTGTTGCACAGTGTTGTAATTTTAAACGGACCTCCTGATCGGTCCATCTAGCAGATGTCCCAGGAGTGGATAGTTGAGGATGTCGCCCCAGAACTCATCCAGACTCACCTGGACAGGATCCAGTCCATCTGTCTGacaaaggtgagagagagggctCATGGGAACTGGATTTTTACAGCCTGCCTTTTACTGAACCTATAGAGTGATAGGGTGGAGTAAAGGGAGAGAACCGAGTGCCAGAATGGGGACACACCTTTTCTGAGTGCTGAGAGGGAGGCGTTTGGCCCTGACACACACTAAGGTATGTGTCTGTTGTTTTTACAGTCCAGTGACAAGGCCTTTGAGGATGCCAAAGCCAGGCTCATGGCGTACACCCAGAGGAGTCCAGGAGATCAATGGACTGTAAGAAAATGAATCTTTCTTCACTTGAGTAACATGCAGCAGAGCAAGTGACAGCACTGTACTAAACTCTGAGCAGTGAAgaattgttctctctctctgtttactatctctctgtctactatctctctctctgtactatctctctctttctctgctatctctctctctgtactatctctctctctctgtactatcTCAGTTTGGTCAATACTTTAATGCAGAGCTGgagtctctggtgtgtgtgttcctctccagACTGGAGGAGCTGCTGCCAGTACCAGACTTTAAGCAGGTACACAGTGACCGGCAACCGCATGTCAACCATCAACTTCACTACTAAGAGACTACACAAGCTACATATTGACCACATTTACCAACCACACTTTGACCAACACACATCTCCCCCCTGTGTTCCCCAGGCTGCTTCCTGGCTTGACTCTGTCCCCGGTGGTGTGGATGAATGTCTGCAGTCTATCCCCCACAGTGACAGGCTGAGGTCTGTGCTGCAGAGCCAAACGTGCTGCCGGGAACACCTGATAAATAGAGGTACGTCACCAACCCTGCAGAAATCACCAACCCTGCAGAAATCACCAACCCTGCAGAAATCACCAACCCTGCAGAAATCACCAACCCAGTCATAGTCTGCAGTCTCAGTTGTTTTAAAAGTCCAAAAAAATGAATTTGAATTGTTTACAACTGTGCTTCTCGCTTGTCTTGTGCAGACTCCAGCCCATCCCAGACCAACCTCCTCagctctctacctgtctgtctttcAAATTTGATGGTGTACCGTCCCTCTCCCGACTCTGACAGGGAGTCAGAACCCTTCCCTGAGGAaaggatggatgaagagagaggagaagaacagGAGAAGGTCTGCATCAAACGAGAGGACGACGAGAAATCGAAAGTAGCCGAGCTGATTGGTCAAGACCAGGAATCAGCCAATAGAGTGGCAGGGGAAACGGAAACGTCCAACCTAGGGATTATGGGTTTCATTGTTCAGAGCCAATCTATAATGATTATCCCCCAGCCGGGCCAGCACTCTCTTGCTGTCGTCTCCCAGTCTGCACCCACTCTCACCCTGCCTGTGGCCTGCAGGGGGCAGACTGCAGTCAACTCTCCCTCAGGACAGAGCAGGCCCTCGCCAGAGAGGAACACTGTTCCTGTGAGCAGCCAAAAGCCCCAGGCCTCACCGGGGAGGTATGTGTGgtcagtatttgtgtgtgtgtgttaggaatgCGGTAGCGTGACAGTAAGTATGGACAGATTGTATCAGAATGGGTGTTTTGagtggtaagtgtgtgtgtgagtggtagtGTGATGatggacagagtgtgtgtgtgtctaacaccACACTGAGGAGGAAAGTGTGGTCAGCGTGtgtttgggagtgtgtgtgtgtggaatgcaGTAGCGTGACAGTAAGTATGGACAGATTGTATCTTGTGTGTTTTTGAGTGTACATTATTTGAACAGTGTCGAAACGTGAACTGTGTGTGAGTATTGGGTAAATGATGAATGATTAACATGACATGTTATTTCCCACCTCAGCATCATCCCAGAGTCGTCTGATAAGCCTGTAGAATGTATTAGGGTGGAGAATGACACAGGTGAGTGTCTTATACCCTCCTAACCACCTGCAgctcacaggaggctgctgaggggaggacggctcataataatggctggaacaaagcaaatggaatggcatcaaacacctgtgtgtggtttatttgataccattccactccagccattatcacaagcccgtcctccccaccagcctcctgtgctgcAGCTCCCTATCAGGTGTACGCATAAGATATTCCTATTTTGTCCTCCATTACAAACTCCATTTCCCAATATCCTCTCTGGTTATCCTCTCGTGtgccttttttaaaaatgtacgtagttctgtccttgagctgttcttgtctattaatgtttgtgttatgtttcatgttctgtgtggaccccaggaagagtagctgctgctttcacagcagctaatggggatcctaataaaataccaattaCCTCTCACCTTCTCTTCCTGTTTCCTCACAGACAGCCCCACAGGGGAGTCATCGTCTTCCGAGACGCTCCCGTCTAGCGTATCCCACAATCCCCGGCGTGTTGCCCATAAGTGTCCAACGTGCGGGAAGTGTTTTATCTACCGTTCCCAGGTGCTGCGTCACCTGACCACACACTCGCGAGGCGGCCGCTACAAATGCGCCCAGTGTGGCGTTGGCTTCCCAACGCCCTGGAGCCTGAACGACCATAAGCACTCTGTGTGTGTCAACGCCACCTTCGACTGCGCACAGTGCGGGAAGCGGTTTGCATCGATCCGCGAGCAGTACCGCCACCGCCTCACCCACAAGACCAACACCTGTTTTCAATGTGGGGCGGGCTTTAGGACCCAGCTGGAACTGACCCGACACCACAAGACCCACTGGGCCCAGCCACTGCACCAGTGCTGCCTGTGTGGCAAACGCTTCCGCCTCCTCTCTAGCCTGACCAATCACAAGCAGACTCACTCTTCCGGCGGCGGCTTCGCCTGCACCCAGTGCGAGCGTGTGTTCGGCTCGGCGAAGGAGCGCGACGCCCACCGGCAGATGCACCGCGTACCCAAACTCGTCTGTCCTGTTTGCGGCGAGACATTCACCTCGCAGGCCAAACTCATCAAACACCAGCAGACCCATCCGGTCCCAGAGGGGAGCGAGGGCCAGAGGTACAAGTGCCGCTACTGTGAGGAGACGTTTACAGGCCTGACCCTCATGAGGATCCACCAGAGAAGCCATCTTGTGGACAGACCTCATCAATGTGACCAGTGTGAGAAGAACTTCACTACTCTGGGGTCCCTCCAGTCCCACCTCAGAACCCACTCGGAGGAGAAGCCCTTTCTCTGCGCCCACTGCGGCAAGCGCTTCCGGACCAAAGACGGCATGGAGGGACACCTCCGGATCCACACGGGCGAGAAGCCCTTCCACTGCTCCTACTGCGGGAAACGCTTCACGGCGCTCGCCGGGTTGAACGTTCACGTGCGGCGGCACACGGGCGAGAGGCCGTACGTGTGTGAGGTGTGCGGAAAGGCGTGGCCCTCTGGTGGGGACTTGCAGAAACACATGCGCTGTCACACAGGAGAAAGACCTTACAGCTGTGTTGACTGTGGGAAGACATTCTCCATATCCTGTCACCTGACAGAACACATGAAGACACACTCAGGTCAGAACCAGGAGCTTGTAGTTAAAGGGATAGCtcggattttggcaatgaggcccaaAGAGTCCGATGAagttgtggataccatttttatgtctctgcgagCAGTTTggaggaagttgctaactagcgctaTTGCATTTGCTAagtccctgtgtaagaatttccacaacgatacccatagacttccaatcattgcgctaatgctagttagcattggctcgcgaaactacttctaacttccttcatactggacacagagacataataataccatctgactctggggaagtagataaagggacaacatcccgaagtatccctttaaggggGCTGTTGATTTAACAATTATATGGTGTATATGAATGATACTGTTGTCATTTGTCCAAGAAATGCTAAACATGTTTGTACTTTCATGTGTGATGCAGGACATATGCAGTGCGTTTATGCATTTGTGATCGATGATaataaaacaaacaatttaatcgTAGTTCTGTGTAATCTGAAGTAACTCTGTGTAATCTTGATTTATAGCCCTTAATACTGTCCCGTCCCTCAGGTGAGAAGCCGTTCTCTTGTCCAGAGTGTGGGAAGAGCCTGAAGAGGAAGTTTGATCTGAAGAAGCACCTGTTGACTCACTCTGGAGTGCGTCCGTACCCCTGCCCTCACTGTGACAAGAGCTACACCCGCCGCACACACCTCAACAGGCACCTACAGAAACACTCGGCCGAGCTGTTAGCAGCATCATTGTAGCCAGCATCATTTGCCCATGGATGGACATCTCAATAGTATTCTGTCCTTGAAATAACAATGGGCTCCCATCACCAAGATTCTGAATTGGAATTCAATGACTTCGAGACTAGAGGAACAGAACGTTCTGCCTATGGATGGCAGGGGTAAGCAATGTCTCCCTGCTGGTTGAGTTtgactgagatcatgtgactttTCCTGATTCATCTTGTGTTAATCAAGAATATGATTTGTGTGTGGTCTGACTGTAGTCTGTCATTATCAAATAGACCTAAAGCAATTTCTGTCTGTCGTGGCCTCTCATTTGTTGATGAAACAGTTCATTATAAAATAGTTGACTGATGGGTAACTGTTGCCTGAATAATGCCTCTTCAATTTATATCCTGTCTGTAATTCAGTTTAATATTTCTTCTGTGCTTTGATAAAACCTATCCCAAGTTCTACCTATGTGTTGGCATTCTTCTTCCTTACCTATGACTGCTGGTGGTGATAATATGCCCATAAAGTCATGTTTCAGGCAGCGTAGTTAATATCAAATGCACTGTTAATCAATTGTATTTATTGTTAACACATTTGgtgataatacatttaaaaaatcctaTATTTACATTCCAAAAGAGATCAAACAAATTACAAGTCTAAATATTGTACTAACATCTCATCTCCATGGTACAGTATATAATTGAGATGGGTACTAAAGCAAAATATGCACAAACTCAATGACCCGTTATATAGCTTAATTATGTGACACTAGCCAActcatttattttcatttatttataaagtaaatgaaaatacacatttaaaataAGGCAAGACCCCCATGCTGCCACTGTACCAGAACCTCCAAGAAATTCAAAAACCTGCGCTCCCGTCTCTTCAGGTTACTGGTATGTGGTCAAGCCCTAGCTACATTACACTGTTACTATGTGGTCAAGCCCTAGCTACATTACACTGTTACTATGTGGTCAAGCCCTAGCTACATTACACTGTTACTATGTGGTCAAGCCCTAGCTACAATGCACATTCCAGCTCAAGGTGTTTCACACCAGCATTACAGGTGAGTCAACCTGTGACTCAACCCAAAGTGGTTTAGTGGTGAAAACCCCTTCAGGCGTCATTCCTTAAAACGGCAGtcagcagttgaaacaaaaaCAAAGCGTATTCTCTGcctgtttcagtaaaaagctgagggatggggctagagAAATGTTAACACTCAAATTCATAGGCACGGCTAAGGagtgaccatccatgatatcaacattatagctTGAACCATATTTTGAAGCTACTGTTTATAGTGTTTGTTTCCatgtactttgtttacaaacattggagtaaaacaagcgtatatattttgggttctgatggggtacgacagttgaactaagctcatgatgaATGTATAAGTCATATTTGCCAAgaaacaatgggtacatattaataatttacaagtccaaaaatggatgtaacaactgcagattgcccctttaaggtaGACAATCACATGGTTACCTCAAAATACACTACACTGTAGCGAACAACATTCACTGTTTCATTGAAACAACGGACATCTGCCATACATACGATGGCAAATCATTTCTACATAGACTGGACTGTCTGACTGACAGTGTTTCTGGACAGGAGATTGCATCCTACTGGGCAACAGACCGGGCCTGGTAGCCTTTCCCCTTCAGGATACGCCGCACCTAAGAGAAACAACCAGAGGCACATTATTACAATACAGTCCCATcttgttgaagtgtgtgtgttttgaatgtCTGCCAGTCTAACACGTGAACTTGTGTGTTCTTCCTGTTGTGTTTTTACTGCGTCTCTGTGTTTGCGTCTCAGACAGACCTTAATAGTAATTGATAAAAGGTTCTCAGtcgacttgcctggttaaataatgatTACATGATGGTAAAACAACGACATGGGAATATTCACCTGAAAGATAGATACAAGAACACTTAAATGCTCCCACAGAGGGAGGATTCAACCGTGTGCTGGTATCTTATATTTTTTCCAGGCAATGGCATCAACGTAGAACCATGCTGTACTTTTTGTACCTGATTTATGGATGTGCTTACACTTAGAAAAGAAatactatctagaacctaaaaaagTTTATTCGGCTATCCCCATACGAaaaccatttgaagaaccctttttggttccatgtttgaacctttttagttccaggtagaacctttttgggttccgCGTAGAGCCATTTCTACAGAAGGGGGACACCCGAAGAACCATTTTGGGGCATTATTCACCTGGTCTCCGACGGGCCCTTCAGCCACCAGCTGGGCAGGCTGCTCATTCTCCAGGTTCTTGGAGCTGGGGTCGGCCCCTCTCCTCATCAGCAGTTTCACAGCATCTACCTGAGTCAGGCGACCATGCACAGAACTGGCAAAGTGCAGCGCTGTGTTTCCACTGAATGCCTGGTAGACAGAACTCATGTTAGAGGGTTTAGTTAACTTACCTCCTGATGACCAAAAAACAATGAACAATGGGAACACTGTTTGTCAGCTCAGAATTTGAGCCAGAACGCCGATTTGTTATCATGTACGTTTGTTTTCCAGAGAGAGGCGAGACCTCACCTTGACATTAGGTACTGTAGCAGTATCTCACCTTGACATTAGGTACTGTAGCAGTATCCCACCTTGACATTAGGTACTGGAGCAGTATCTCACCTTGACATTAGGTACTGGAGCAGTATCTCACCTTGACATTAGGTACTGTAGCAGTATCTCACCTTGACATTAGGTACTGTAGCAGTATCTCACCTTGACATTAGGTACTGTAGCAGTATCTCACCTTGACATTAGGTACTGTAGCAGTATCTCACCTTGACATTAGGTACTGTAGCAGTATCTCACCTTGACATTAGGTACTGTAGCAGTATCTCACCTTGACATTAGGTACTGTAGCAGTATCTCACCTTGACATTAGGTACTGTAGCAGTATCCCACCTTGACATTAGGTACTGTAGCAGTATCTCACCTTGACATTAGGTACTGTAGCAGTATCTCACCTTGACATTAGGTACTGTAGCAGTATCTCACCTTGACATTAGGTACTGTAGCAGTATCTCACCTTGACATTAGGTACTGTAGCAGTATCTCACCTTGACATTA from Oncorhynchus clarkii lewisi isolate Uvic-CL-2024 chromosome 7, UVic_Ocla_1.0, whole genome shotgun sequence includes the following:
- the LOC139412778 gene encoding zinc finger protein 135-like; protein product: MDGPLPLSSLRLLVPPLRLMSAVMWQVVGRQGLEHYGKLEDFVCLVTETVPELLTDRQRALLLLGLRAKMSQEWIVEDVAPELIQTHLDRIQSICLTKSSDKAFEDAKARLMAYTQRSPGDQWTFGQYFNAELESLVCVFLSRLEELLPVPDFKQAASWLDSVPGGVDECLQSIPHSDRLRSVLQSQTCCREHLINRDSSPSQTNLLSSLPVCLSNLMVYRPSPDSDRESEPFPEERMDEERGEEQEKVCIKREDDEKSKVAELIGQDQESANRVAGETETSNLGIMGFIVQSQSIMIIPQPGQHSLAVVSQSAPTLTLPVACRGQTAVNSPSGQSRPSPERNTVPVSSQKPQASPGSIIPESSDKPVECIRVENDTDSPTGESSSSETLPSSVSHNPRRVAHKCPTCGKCFIYRSQVLRHLTTHSRGGRYKCAQCGVGFPTPWSLNDHKHSVCVNATFDCAQCGKRFASIREQYRHRLTHKTNTCFQCGAGFRTQLELTRHHKTHWAQPLHQCCLCGKRFRLLSSLTNHKQTHSSGGGFACTQCERVFGSAKERDAHRQMHRVPKLVCPVCGETFTSQAKLIKHQQTHPVPEGSEGQRYKCRYCEETFTGLTLMRIHQRSHLVDRPHQCDQCEKNFTTLGSLQSHLRTHSEEKPFLCAHCGKRFRTKDGMEGHLRIHTGEKPFHCSYCGKRFTALAGLNVHVRRHTGERPYVCEVCGKAWPSGGDLQKHMRCHTGERPYSCVDCGKTFSISCHLTEHMKTHSGEKPFSCPECGKSLKRKFDLKKHLLTHSGVRPYPCPHCDKSYTRRTHLNRHLQKHSAELLAASL